In bacterium, the DNA window TCGCCGACCCCGCCGGGGTCCTCGCGCTCGTGTCGATCGGCCTGTCGGCAGAGTTCCGGCGCGGCAGCGCCTGGGGATTGGTCCTGCCTCGCGAGCCCGCCGTGCTGTCCTGGCTGACCCGCTGCGGCGCGACGCGCCTGCTCGAGGAGCTGTTCGTCGTCGCCGGCGCGCCCGGTGACGGCGACGGCGCGCGCCGCGGTGGCGAGACCGATCCCGTGCTCCTCGACGCCGCCGTCGTGCGCGAGGGCGCGGACATCCACCGCGCCGTCGCGCGGATCAAGGGGCGCGCGGACCTGCTGCTGGTCTCGCGCCTCGGCTACTCCGGGCTCGCGGCCGACCGGTTCACCGTGGCGATGGCGGAGATCTGCCAGAACGCCGTGGACCACAGCGGCAGCGCGGGCGTGGCGCTGGCGCAGTGCTACCTGCACGCGGCGGGCGGGCCGGAGATCCGCCTGGCGGTGGCGGACGTGGGCATCGGCGTGCGCGCCAGCCTCGCCCCGCGGTACGCCGCCGGCTTCGCCGGCACCTGGGACGATGGGGCGGCGCTCGGCCTCGCCTTCGAGAGCGGCGTCACCGGCACCGGCGACCCGGACCGCGGCCTCGGCCTTGCGGCGGTCTCGAACCTCGTGCGCGCCTGGGGCGGCTCGCTGCGGCTGCGCAGCGGCACCGCCGCCCGCGTCGTCGGCGCGCATCCCTCCGAGCGCGCCGGCCTGCCGCATTTCCCCGGGACGCAGGTGTCAATCAGGCTTCCGCACGCCGCCGGCGGACGATAGCGGCCCATCAGCGCCCGGCAAGAC includes these proteins:
- a CDS encoding ATP-binding protein, with protein sequence MLVPAPHHLDEAGGEELIGRLARLPRAPEAIDCSPVRFADPAGVLALVSIGLSAEFRRGSAWGLVLPREPAVLSWLTRCGATRLLEELFVVAGAPGDGDGARRGGETDPVLLDAAVVREGADIHRAVARIKGRADLLLVSRLGYSGLAADRFTVAMAEICQNAVDHSGSAGVALAQCYLHAAGGPEIRLAVADVGIGVRASLAPRYAAGFAGTWDDGAALGLAFESGVTGTGDPDRGLGLAAVSNLVRAWGGSLRLRSGTAARVVGAHPSERAGLPHFPGTQVSIRLPHAAGGR